One Rattus rattus isolate New Zealand chromosome 12, Rrattus_CSIRO_v1, whole genome shotgun sequence genomic window carries:
- the Akap11 gene encoding A-kinase anchor protein 11 isoform X1 produces the protein MAAFQPFRNSHTKTKASVRKSFSEDVFQSVKSLLQSEKELCSVSGGECLNQDEHAQLTEITFLGFNEETDAAHMKDLAAVSLELPDLLNSLHFCSLSENEIICMKDTNKSSDVSSSPLNQSHHSGMLCVMRVSPTLPGLRIDFIFSLLSKYAAGIRHTLDTHLHEKLHLETTDEDDDDTNQSVSSIEDDFVTAFEQLEEEENAKLCNDEMNIATLRSRCNAASQTTSGHHLESHDLKVLVSYGSQKSLAKPSPSVNVLGRKEASSVKTSVTTSISEPWTQRSLYRSPSASDKGKDTEETFFPPSPVHSSESECSSPSPVIFLDEEGYQKSLKAKLELPEIPVTKDDIEDSDSEVSEFFDSFDQFDELEQTLETYLFMEDPVIGKSSQKIGHKYEKSCMNPQKFKFERPALPANVRKPTPRKPESPYAHLCDAPDSPRPVVASEDSGLFSPIRTSAFSPPGSCPPAECLCQTDTSENRNHEKYCTYEDYANNLSCEVLGSVLHTQHANTMSDINSIKRGRNNPVTYKHGDSDQKNKCKKSSVITDSVQKFAADLVGKSFGSAFKDLQKGVSSCTNALCHLAVKLTSSVFQMAFNELRRQCALSLKERAIGSLASLLVSEALSNALKDLQYVKKQMFTNTVARFAADLAEELVFEGIMEVCQFSCPQTPASSQCQSFDFEDKVVKSYAKDLSESVIQEAFIELSQTDVTFTAKAAVNVSMGSVKSVNAENAVPPAQTFTFSSSFSSQAVMMTKPMQEHKKEYTVQQALFCTSGIVTSIPVPLAGSALLPYHMSSTLYQSKSLSSSEHNKANGGSPQEHIAMESSAEEVDCFKNTCLPSELSPCSQNDFKPTNGDIDMQSPSKLMSGSMIISNFSTAMVHTIVNETLESMTSIKATKPVDTNADYLTKTIKGKACSFSLCDQAAPQQNKASSKDMFAEHLSKSIIKHSLDKSKSVLPNIDKKPVSKEHMLVLGEESQLTLGETPKFLDFSDNSPHCTFLVGKYCVPECKDSVGFGFSLDALPPCSMMTSQKSDLKEVIKDKVVTRHNLTNTALEPLSFGQESSFRPSQTLSSAVLTCVDSLHVEDKQKIRDRNVIPDTPPSTPLVPSQTSSEWDIKKLTKQLKGELAKEFAPATPPSTPHNSSVGSLSENEQTTIEKEEFMLKLMRSLSEEVESSEGEEHPEMDVKSEHLGKKGQFADALATHIISLATEVAASHLDHELTQEFKVQNSHLTVPSQRSMLPALSHSDESIQTCSFASDMAAGVIAEAEKVANARSCMLFRHERTICHVEGDRGKAEEKLDVEDIAHPREVETCVLSLPSCMPGLTYKYPSCESVTDEYAGHVIQVLKQEGGNSELIMDQYASRLAYRSVKSGVREAAKTVKVKCGLKLFPMHASHVKTNKELLFSSKEHHQEVDKKRQRKKYGSHPCKYQTCDRTQDPCRNELSELYRFSASLASSITRDVKKQLTAPKVDLPKSSTDCCLFEKSECVDNRENVTGPEFSKSCQPLQNHGLCQNTSSLSGYSCGESAHAVEQYARKVVGDTLELSLGPAVFLNSETTTSPDRITYAEKLSPLINEACRYCDLKESHGCTRNSAQLFSKQSPCASAKPSSHSKLSSIRQKSRIFHLDVPQIHVNLDKRAVLAEKIVAEAIEKAERELSNTSLAADSGIGQDGISFAESLTTEIMTTAMTNAGHAVSSSKEVEDFQSTESLGSQQMNLSVGEDSTGSWSNLSFEDDHQDESSSFHHLSESNGNSSSWSSLGLEGDLYEDNLSFPTSDSDGPDDRESEQEDGAEGLQPSGKTLLIMNIDVEPGAVDPQLRIILQWLIASEAEVGELYFQDSAKKEFVLLSKQLQERGWKVGDVLQAVLKYYEVVAKSSSEDTCTSLFDWLLENA, from the exons AGTTTCAGTGAAGATGTGTTCCAGTCCGTAAAGTCTTTATTACAGAGTGAGAAGGAGCTGTGCAGTGTATCAGGAGGAGAGTGTTTAAACCAGGATGAGCATGCCCAGTTAACTGAG atcaCATTTCTGGGCTTTAATGAAGAAACAGATGCTGCTCATATGAAG GATCTAGCTGCAGTTTCACTGGAACTTCCAGATCTTCTGAATTCGCTCCATTTCTGCAGTCTAAGTGAAAATGAAATCATTTGTATGAAGGATACCAATAAATCTTCAGATGTAAGCAGTAGTCCTCTAAATCAG AGTCACCATTCAGGAATGCTTTGTGTCATGAGAGTGTCACCTACATTACCAGGACTCAGAATTGATTTCATCTTTAGTCTCCTAAGTAAATATGCTGCTGGCATAAGACACACCCTGGACACACACTTGCATGAGAAGCTCCACCTTGAGACCACTGATGAAGATGACGATGACACGAACCAGTCTGTGTCTTCCATAGAGGATGACTTTGTCACTGCTTTTGAGcagttggaggaggaagagaatgcaaAGCTGTGTAACGACG AAATGAATATTGCTACACTAAGGAGCCGGTGTAATGCTGCCTCTCAGACTACTTCAGGTCACCATTTAGAAAGTCATGATCTTAAAGTGCTGGTTAGTTATGGATCACAGAAGTCTTTGGCTAAGCCCTCACCTTCAGTAAATGTTCTGGGACGCAAAGAAGCTTCTTCTGTGAAAACATCAGTTACAACATCGATTTCAGAGCCCTGGACTCAGAGGAGTCTCTACAGGTCACCCAGTGCCTCAGATAAAGGCAAGGACACAGAGGAGacattctttcctccttctcctgtccaCTCGTCAGAGTCTGAGTGCTCAAGCCCAAGTCCTGTGATTTTTTTGGATGAAGAGGGAtatcaaaaaagtttaaaagcgAAACTTGAGCTGCCTGAAATCCCTGTGACAAAAGATGATATAGAGGATTCAGACTCAGAAGTGAGTGAGTTTTTTGATAGCTTTGATCAGTTTGATGAACTAGAGCAAACTTTAGAGACTTACCTGTTCATGGAAGATCCTGTCATAGGGAAGTCATCACAGAAGATAGGGCACAAATATGAAAAGTCTTGTATGAATCCTCAGAAATTCAAGTTTGAGCGCCCAGCTCTTCCAGCTAATGTTAGAAAGCCAACGCCTCGCAAACCTGAGTCTCCATATGCTCACCTGTGTGATGCTCCAGATTCCCCTCGCCCAGTGGTGGCATCAGAGGACAGTGGTTTGTTTAGCCCTATTCGAACCTCTGCTTTTAGTCCCCCTGGAAGCTGTCCCCCTGCTGAATGCCTTTGCCAAACAGATACTAGTGAAAATAGGAATCATGAAAAGTACTGCACTTACGAAGACTATGCAAATAATCTTTCATGTGAAGTACTAGGCTCAGTTCTTCATACTCAACATGCAAACACAATGTCAGATATTAATAGTattaaaaggggaagaaataaTCCTGTAACTTATAAGCATGGAGACTCTgatcaaaaaaataaatgtaaaaaatcttCAGTGATTACAGATAGTGTTCAGAAGTTTGCAGCAGATCTTGTGGGGAAAAGTTTTGGCAGTGCATTTAAAGACTTACAGAAAGGAGTTTCTTCATGTACCAATGCACTGTGTCACCTGGCTGTCAAATTGACATCATCCGTATTTCAGATGGCATTTAATGAACTAAGAAGGCAGTGTGCGCTTTCATTAAAGGAGCGAGCCATTGGCAGCCTGGCCAGTCTTTTGGTGAGCGAAGCCTTATCAAATGCCTTGAAAGACTTACAGTATGTGAAAAAGCAGATGTTTACAAACACAGTTGCTAGGTTTGCTGCAGACCTTGCTGAAGAGCTTGTTTTTGAAGGTATCATGGAAGTGTGTCAGTTTTCATGTCCTCAGACACCTGCATCTTCACAGTGTCAGTCATTTGACTTTGAAGACAAAGTCGTGAAGTCATATGCCAAAGATTTGTCTGAATCTGTAATACAAGAAGCATTCATAGAGCTGTCACAGACGGACGTGACCTTCACAGCAAAGGCAGCAGTTAATGTTTCTATGGGTAGTGTCAAGTCCGTGAACGCAGAAAATGCAGTGCCACCTGCGCAGACCTTTACATTCTCCTCATCCTTTAGCAGTCAAGCAGTTATGATGACCAAACCAATGCAGGAGCATAAGAAGGAATACACGGTGCAGCAGGCTTTGTTTTGTACCTCAGGAATTGTCACTTCCATACCAGTACCCTTGGCAGGTAGTGCCCTTCTCCCATATCACATGTCATCTACTTTGTATCAGTCCAAGTCTCTGTCATCATCTGAGCATAATAAAGCAAATGGCGGTTCTCCCCAAGAGCACATTGCCATGGAAAGCAGTGCAGAGGAAGTGGATTGTTTTAAAAACACCTGTCTACCTTCAGAACTTAGTCCTTGCAGCCAGAATGACTTCAAACCAACTAATGGTGATATCGACATGCAGAGTCCTTCAAAATTAATGAGTGGCTCTATGATTATTAGCAACTTTTCCACAGCAATGGTACATACAATAGTAAATGAAACCTTAGAGTCCATGACATCCATCAAAGCCACAAAACCTGTTGATACAAATGCAGATTATTTAACTAAAACAATAAAGGGAAAAGcctgttctttttccctttgtgaCCAAGCAGCACCACAACAGAACAAAGCTAGCAGTAAGGACATGTTTGCTGAGCATTTATCAAAGTCTATTATTAAACATTCCCTGGATAAAAGCAAGTCAGTCCTTCCAAATATAGATAAAAAACCAGTTAGTAAGGAACACATGCTTGTTCTTGGAGAAGAATCACAGTTGACCTTGGGGGAAACTCCCAAATTCCTTGACTTTTCAGATAACTCACCTCACTGTACATTCTTGGTCGGAAAGTATTGTGTTCCAGAATGTAAAGATTCTGTGGGTTTTGGATTTTCTTTAGATGCACTGCCACCTTGTTCAATGATGACAAGTCAGAAATCTGACTTGAAGGAAGTTATAAAGGATAAAGTGGTGACAAGACACAATCTGACTAATACTGCGCTTGAGCCCTTATCTTTTGGACAGGAAAGCTCTTTCCGTCCCTCACAGACTTTATCATCTGCAGTGCTTACCTGTGTAGATAGTTTGCATGTGGAAGATAAGCAGAAAATCAGAGACAGAAATGTGATACCTGATACTCCCCCATCAACACCTTTAGTACCATCCCAGACTAGTTCTGAATGGGACATCAAAAAGTTAACCAAACAACTCAAAGGGGAGTTAGCCAAAGAATTTGCTCCCGCAACACCACCTTCGACACCTCACAACTCATCCGTTGGTAGTTTATCTGAGAATGAACAAACTACTATAGAAAAGGAAGAGTTCATGCTGAAACTCATGCGCTCTCTTTCTGAAGAAGTTGAGAGCAGTGAAGGTGAGGAGCACCCAGAAATGGATGTAAAGTCAGAGCATTTGGGGAAAAAAGGTCAGTTTGCAGACGCATTAGCTACACACATCATTTCTCTTGCAACTGAAGTGGCAGCCTCCCACTTAGATCATGAACTCACTCAAGAATTCAAGGTTCAAAACTCTCACTTAACTGTGCCAAGTCAAAGAAGCATGCTGCCTGCTCTAAGTCATTCAGATGAAAGCATACAGACATGCAGTTTTGCAAGTGATATGGCAGCTGGTGTTATTGCAGAAGCCGAGAAAGTTGCAAACGCTAGAAGTTGTATGCTTTTCAGGCATGAGAGGACCATTTGTCATGTTGAAGGTGATCGAGGTAAAGCAGAAGAGAAGCTGGATGTGGAGGATATTGCACATCCAAGAGAGGTAGAAACGTGTGTTCTTTCATTACCAAGTTGCATGCCAGGTCTGACATACAAGTATCCCAGCTGTGAAAGTGTGACTGATGAATATGCTGGGCACGTTATTCAAGTGCTGAAACAGGAAGGTGGCAACAGTGAGCTAATCATGGATCAGTATGCCAGTAGATTGGCCTACCGTTCTGTCAAGTCAGGAGTACGAGAAGCAGCTAAGACAGTAAAAGTGAAGTGCGGTTTGAAACTCTTCCCTATGCACGCCTCTCATGTGAAAACAAATAAGGAACTGTTGTTCTCAAGTAAAGAGCATCACCAAGAAGTagataaaaaaagacaaagaaaaaaatatggcaGCCATCCTTGCAAATACCAGACATGTGACAGGACACAGGATCCATGTAGAAATGAACTTTCTGAACTGTACAGGTTTTCAGCCTCTCTTGCTAGCAGCATAACAAGAGATGTAAAGAAACAGCTGACAGCACCTAAAGTTGACTTGCCAAAATCCTCAACAGACTGTTGTCTTTTTGAAAAATCTGAATGTGTTGACAACAGAGAGAATGTTACTGGACCAGAATTTTCAAAGTCTTGTCAACCTTTACAAAACCATGGACTTTGCCAGAACACAAGCAGTTTAAGTGGGTATAGCTGTGGAGAGAGTGCTCACGCTGTAGAACAGTATGCTAGGAAAGTAGTGGGTGACACTTTAGAGCTAAGCTTAGGACCTGCAGTTTTCCTTAATTCAGAGACCACAACATCACCAGATAGGATTACTTATGCAGAAAAATTGTCACCACTTATAAATGAAGCTTGCAGATACTGTGACCTTAAGGAATCCCATGGTTGTACCAGAAATTCTGCTCAGCTCTTTTCAAAGCAGAGTCCTTGTGCTAGTGCTAAGCCAAGTTCACATTCAAAACTTAGTAGCATCCGCCAGAAATCAAGAATTTTTCATCTTGATGTACCTCAAATTCATGTTAATCTTGATAAAAGGGCGGTGCTTGCAGAGAAGATAGTCGCTGAAGCTAttgaaaaagcagagagagagttgAGCAATACGAGTTTGGCAGCTGATAGTGGAATTGGACAAGATGGCATTAGCTTTGCTGAGAGCCTTACCACAGAAATCATGACCACAGCTATGACAAATGCCGGGCATGCTGTTAGCAG TTCAAAAGAAGTAGAAGATTTTCAGTCCACTGAGTCACTTGGCAGCCAACAGATGAATCTTAGTGTTGGTGAGGACAGCACGGGTAGCTGGTCCAACTTAAGTTTTGAGGATGACCATCAAGATGAAAGCAGCAGTTTCCATCATCTCAGTGAAAG TAATGGTAACAGCAGTAGCTGGAGCAGTCTTGGTTTAGAAGGAGATTTGTATGAGGACAATTTATCCTTTCCAACATCAGACAG TGATGGACCGGATGATAGAGAGAGCGAACAGGAGGATGGTGCTGAGG GTTTGCAGCCGAGTGGAAAGACTCTGCTGATCATGAACATTGACGTGGAGCCTGGGGCGGTGGACCCTCAGCTCAGGATCATTCTTCAGTGGCTCATTGCCTCTGAGGCGGAAGTTGGAGAACTTTATTTTCAGGACTCTGCAAAGAAGGAGTTTGTCTTA
- the Akap11 gene encoding A-kinase anchor protein 11 isoform X2, whose translation MAAFQPFRNSHTKTKASVRKSFSEDVFQSVKSLLQSEKELCSVSGGECLNQDEHAQLTEITFLGFNEETDAAHMKDLAAVSLELPDLLNSLHFCSLSENEIICMKDTNKSSDVSSSPLNQSHHSGMLCVMRVSPTLPGLRIDFIFSLLSKYAAGIRHTLDTHLHEKLHLETTDEDDDDTNQSVSSIEDDFVTAFEQLEEEENAKLCNDEMNIATLRSRCNAASQTTSGHHLESHDLKVLVSYGSQKSLAKPSPSVNVLGRKEASSVKTSVTTSISEPWTQRSLYRSPSASDKGKDTEETFFPPSPVHSSESECSSPSPVIFLDEEGYQKSLKAKLELPEIPVTKDDIEDSDSEVSEFFDSFDQFDELEQTLETYLFMEDPVIGKSSQKIGHKYEKSCMNPQKFKFERPALPANVRKPTPRKPESPYAHLCDAPDSPRPVVASEDSGLFSPIRTSAFSPPGSCPPAECLCQTDTSENRNHEKYCTYEDYANNLSCEVLGSVLHTQHANTMSDINSIKRGRNNPVTYKHGDSDQKNKCKKSSVITDSVQKFAADLVGKSFGSAFKDLQKGVSSCTNALCHLAVKLTSSVFQMAFNELRRQCALSLKERAIGSLASLLVSEALSNALKDLQYVKKQMFTNTVARFAADLAEELVFEGIMEVCQFSCPQTPASSQCQSFDFEDKVVKSYAKDLSESVIQEAFIELSQTDVTFTAKAAVNVSMGSVKSVNAENAVPPAQTFTFSSSFSSQAVMMTKPMQEHKKEYTVQQALFCTSGIVTSIPVPLAGSALLPYHMSSTLYQSKSLSSSEHNKANGGSPQEHIAMESSAEEVDCFKNTCLPSELSPCSQNDFKPTNGDIDMQSPSKLMSGSMIISNFSTAMVHTIVNETLESMTSIKATKPVDTNADYLTKTIKGKACSFSLCDQAAPQQNKASSKDMFAEHLSKSIIKHSLDKSKSVLPNIDKKPVSKEHMLVLGEESQLTLGETPKFLDFSDNSPHCTFLVGKYCVPECKDSVGFGFSLDALPPCSMMTSQKSDLKEVIKDKVVTRHNLTNTALEPLSFGQESSFRPSQTLSSAVLTCVDSLHVEDKQKIRDRNVIPDTPPSTPLVPSQTSSEWDIKKLTKQLKGELAKEFAPATPPSTPHNSSVGSLSENEQTTIEKEEFMLKLMRSLSEEVESSEGEEHPEMDVKSEHLGKKGQFADALATHIISLATEVAASHLDHELTQEFKVQNSHLTVPSQRSMLPALSHSDESIQTCSFASDMAAGVIAEAEKVANARSCMLFRHERTICHVEGDRGKAEEKLDVEDIAHPREVETCVLSLPSCMPGLTYKYPSCESVTDEYAGHVIQVLKQEGGNSELIMDQYASRLAYRSVKSGVREAAKTVKVKCGLKLFPMHASHVKTNKELLFSSKEHHQEVDKKRQRKKYGSHPCKYQTCDRTQDPCRNELSELYRFSASLASSITRDVKKQLTAPKVDLPKSSTDCCLFEKSECVDNRENVTGPEFSKSCQPLQNHGLCQNTSSLSGYSCGESAHAVEQYARKVVGDTLELSLGPAVFLNSETTTSPDRITYAEKLSPLINEACRYCDLKESHGCTRNSAQLFSKQSPCASAKPSSHSKLSSIRQKSRIFHLDVPQIHVNLDKRAVLAEKIVAEAIEKAERELSNTSLAADSGIGQDGISFAESLTTEIMTTAMTNAGHAVSSSKEVEDFQSTESLGSQQMNLSVGEDSTGSWSNLSFEDDHQDESSSFHHLSESSNGNSSSWSSLGLEGDLYEDNLSFPTSDSDGPDDRESEQEDGAEGLQPSGKTLLIMNIDVEPGAVDPQLRIILQWLIASEAEVGELYFQDSAKKEFVLLSKQLQERGWKVGDVLQAVLKYYEVVAKSSSEDTCTSLFDWLLENA comes from the exons AGTTTCAGTGAAGATGTGTTCCAGTCCGTAAAGTCTTTATTACAGAGTGAGAAGGAGCTGTGCAGTGTATCAGGAGGAGAGTGTTTAAACCAGGATGAGCATGCCCAGTTAACTGAG atcaCATTTCTGGGCTTTAATGAAGAAACAGATGCTGCTCATATGAAG GATCTAGCTGCAGTTTCACTGGAACTTCCAGATCTTCTGAATTCGCTCCATTTCTGCAGTCTAAGTGAAAATGAAATCATTTGTATGAAGGATACCAATAAATCTTCAGATGTAAGCAGTAGTCCTCTAAATCAG AGTCACCATTCAGGAATGCTTTGTGTCATGAGAGTGTCACCTACATTACCAGGACTCAGAATTGATTTCATCTTTAGTCTCCTAAGTAAATATGCTGCTGGCATAAGACACACCCTGGACACACACTTGCATGAGAAGCTCCACCTTGAGACCACTGATGAAGATGACGATGACACGAACCAGTCTGTGTCTTCCATAGAGGATGACTTTGTCACTGCTTTTGAGcagttggaggaggaagagaatgcaaAGCTGTGTAACGACG AAATGAATATTGCTACACTAAGGAGCCGGTGTAATGCTGCCTCTCAGACTACTTCAGGTCACCATTTAGAAAGTCATGATCTTAAAGTGCTGGTTAGTTATGGATCACAGAAGTCTTTGGCTAAGCCCTCACCTTCAGTAAATGTTCTGGGACGCAAAGAAGCTTCTTCTGTGAAAACATCAGTTACAACATCGATTTCAGAGCCCTGGACTCAGAGGAGTCTCTACAGGTCACCCAGTGCCTCAGATAAAGGCAAGGACACAGAGGAGacattctttcctccttctcctgtccaCTCGTCAGAGTCTGAGTGCTCAAGCCCAAGTCCTGTGATTTTTTTGGATGAAGAGGGAtatcaaaaaagtttaaaagcgAAACTTGAGCTGCCTGAAATCCCTGTGACAAAAGATGATATAGAGGATTCAGACTCAGAAGTGAGTGAGTTTTTTGATAGCTTTGATCAGTTTGATGAACTAGAGCAAACTTTAGAGACTTACCTGTTCATGGAAGATCCTGTCATAGGGAAGTCATCACAGAAGATAGGGCACAAATATGAAAAGTCTTGTATGAATCCTCAGAAATTCAAGTTTGAGCGCCCAGCTCTTCCAGCTAATGTTAGAAAGCCAACGCCTCGCAAACCTGAGTCTCCATATGCTCACCTGTGTGATGCTCCAGATTCCCCTCGCCCAGTGGTGGCATCAGAGGACAGTGGTTTGTTTAGCCCTATTCGAACCTCTGCTTTTAGTCCCCCTGGAAGCTGTCCCCCTGCTGAATGCCTTTGCCAAACAGATACTAGTGAAAATAGGAATCATGAAAAGTACTGCACTTACGAAGACTATGCAAATAATCTTTCATGTGAAGTACTAGGCTCAGTTCTTCATACTCAACATGCAAACACAATGTCAGATATTAATAGTattaaaaggggaagaaataaTCCTGTAACTTATAAGCATGGAGACTCTgatcaaaaaaataaatgtaaaaaatcttCAGTGATTACAGATAGTGTTCAGAAGTTTGCAGCAGATCTTGTGGGGAAAAGTTTTGGCAGTGCATTTAAAGACTTACAGAAAGGAGTTTCTTCATGTACCAATGCACTGTGTCACCTGGCTGTCAAATTGACATCATCCGTATTTCAGATGGCATTTAATGAACTAAGAAGGCAGTGTGCGCTTTCATTAAAGGAGCGAGCCATTGGCAGCCTGGCCAGTCTTTTGGTGAGCGAAGCCTTATCAAATGCCTTGAAAGACTTACAGTATGTGAAAAAGCAGATGTTTACAAACACAGTTGCTAGGTTTGCTGCAGACCTTGCTGAAGAGCTTGTTTTTGAAGGTATCATGGAAGTGTGTCAGTTTTCATGTCCTCAGACACCTGCATCTTCACAGTGTCAGTCATTTGACTTTGAAGACAAAGTCGTGAAGTCATATGCCAAAGATTTGTCTGAATCTGTAATACAAGAAGCATTCATAGAGCTGTCACAGACGGACGTGACCTTCACAGCAAAGGCAGCAGTTAATGTTTCTATGGGTAGTGTCAAGTCCGTGAACGCAGAAAATGCAGTGCCACCTGCGCAGACCTTTACATTCTCCTCATCCTTTAGCAGTCAAGCAGTTATGATGACCAAACCAATGCAGGAGCATAAGAAGGAATACACGGTGCAGCAGGCTTTGTTTTGTACCTCAGGAATTGTCACTTCCATACCAGTACCCTTGGCAGGTAGTGCCCTTCTCCCATATCACATGTCATCTACTTTGTATCAGTCCAAGTCTCTGTCATCATCTGAGCATAATAAAGCAAATGGCGGTTCTCCCCAAGAGCACATTGCCATGGAAAGCAGTGCAGAGGAAGTGGATTGTTTTAAAAACACCTGTCTACCTTCAGAACTTAGTCCTTGCAGCCAGAATGACTTCAAACCAACTAATGGTGATATCGACATGCAGAGTCCTTCAAAATTAATGAGTGGCTCTATGATTATTAGCAACTTTTCCACAGCAATGGTACATACAATAGTAAATGAAACCTTAGAGTCCATGACATCCATCAAAGCCACAAAACCTGTTGATACAAATGCAGATTATTTAACTAAAACAATAAAGGGAAAAGcctgttctttttccctttgtgaCCAAGCAGCACCACAACAGAACAAAGCTAGCAGTAAGGACATGTTTGCTGAGCATTTATCAAAGTCTATTATTAAACATTCCCTGGATAAAAGCAAGTCAGTCCTTCCAAATATAGATAAAAAACCAGTTAGTAAGGAACACATGCTTGTTCTTGGAGAAGAATCACAGTTGACCTTGGGGGAAACTCCCAAATTCCTTGACTTTTCAGATAACTCACCTCACTGTACATTCTTGGTCGGAAAGTATTGTGTTCCAGAATGTAAAGATTCTGTGGGTTTTGGATTTTCTTTAGATGCACTGCCACCTTGTTCAATGATGACAAGTCAGAAATCTGACTTGAAGGAAGTTATAAAGGATAAAGTGGTGACAAGACACAATCTGACTAATACTGCGCTTGAGCCCTTATCTTTTGGACAGGAAAGCTCTTTCCGTCCCTCACAGACTTTATCATCTGCAGTGCTTACCTGTGTAGATAGTTTGCATGTGGAAGATAAGCAGAAAATCAGAGACAGAAATGTGATACCTGATACTCCCCCATCAACACCTTTAGTACCATCCCAGACTAGTTCTGAATGGGACATCAAAAAGTTAACCAAACAACTCAAAGGGGAGTTAGCCAAAGAATTTGCTCCCGCAACACCACCTTCGACACCTCACAACTCATCCGTTGGTAGTTTATCTGAGAATGAACAAACTACTATAGAAAAGGAAGAGTTCATGCTGAAACTCATGCGCTCTCTTTCTGAAGAAGTTGAGAGCAGTGAAGGTGAGGAGCACCCAGAAATGGATGTAAAGTCAGAGCATTTGGGGAAAAAAGGTCAGTTTGCAGACGCATTAGCTACACACATCATTTCTCTTGCAACTGAAGTGGCAGCCTCCCACTTAGATCATGAACTCACTCAAGAATTCAAGGTTCAAAACTCTCACTTAACTGTGCCAAGTCAAAGAAGCATGCTGCCTGCTCTAAGTCATTCAGATGAAAGCATACAGACATGCAGTTTTGCAAGTGATATGGCAGCTGGTGTTATTGCAGAAGCCGAGAAAGTTGCAAACGCTAGAAGTTGTATGCTTTTCAGGCATGAGAGGACCATTTGTCATGTTGAAGGTGATCGAGGTAAAGCAGAAGAGAAGCTGGATGTGGAGGATATTGCACATCCAAGAGAGGTAGAAACGTGTGTTCTTTCATTACCAAGTTGCATGCCAGGTCTGACATACAAGTATCCCAGCTGTGAAAGTGTGACTGATGAATATGCTGGGCACGTTATTCAAGTGCTGAAACAGGAAGGTGGCAACAGTGAGCTAATCATGGATCAGTATGCCAGTAGATTGGCCTACCGTTCTGTCAAGTCAGGAGTACGAGAAGCAGCTAAGACAGTAAAAGTGAAGTGCGGTTTGAAACTCTTCCCTATGCACGCCTCTCATGTGAAAACAAATAAGGAACTGTTGTTCTCAAGTAAAGAGCATCACCAAGAAGTagataaaaaaagacaaagaaaaaaatatggcaGCCATCCTTGCAAATACCAGACATGTGACAGGACACAGGATCCATGTAGAAATGAACTTTCTGAACTGTACAGGTTTTCAGCCTCTCTTGCTAGCAGCATAACAAGAGATGTAAAGAAACAGCTGACAGCACCTAAAGTTGACTTGCCAAAATCCTCAACAGACTGTTGTCTTTTTGAAAAATCTGAATGTGTTGACAACAGAGAGAATGTTACTGGACCAGAATTTTCAAAGTCTTGTCAACCTTTACAAAACCATGGACTTTGCCAGAACACAAGCAGTTTAAGTGGGTATAGCTGTGGAGAGAGTGCTCACGCTGTAGAACAGTATGCTAGGAAAGTAGTGGGTGACACTTTAGAGCTAAGCTTAGGACCTGCAGTTTTCCTTAATTCAGAGACCACAACATCACCAGATAGGATTACTTATGCAGAAAAATTGTCACCACTTATAAATGAAGCTTGCAGATACTGTGACCTTAAGGAATCCCATGGTTGTACCAGAAATTCTGCTCAGCTCTTTTCAAAGCAGAGTCCTTGTGCTAGTGCTAAGCCAAGTTCACATTCAAAACTTAGTAGCATCCGCCAGAAATCAAGAATTTTTCATCTTGATGTACCTCAAATTCATGTTAATCTTGATAAAAGGGCGGTGCTTGCAGAGAAGATAGTCGCTGAAGCTAttgaaaaagcagagagagagttgAGCAATACGAGTTTGGCAGCTGATAGTGGAATTGGACAAGATGGCATTAGCTTTGCTGAGAGCCTTACCACAGAAATCATGACCACAGCTATGACAAATGCCGGGCATGCTGTTAGCAG TTCAAAAGAAGTAGAAGATTTTCAGTCCACTGAGTCACTTGGCAGCCAACAGATGAATCTTAGTGTTGGTGAGGACAGCACGGGTAGCTGGTCCAACTTAAGTTTTGAGGATGACCATCAAGATGAAAGCAGCAGTTTCCATCATCTCAGTGAAAG caGTAATGGTAACAGCAGTAGCTGGAGCAGTCTTGGTTTAGAAGGAGATTTGTATGAGGACAATTTATCCTTTCCAACATCAGACAG TGATGGACCGGATGATAGAGAGAGCGAACAGGAGGATGGTGCTGAGG GTTTGCAGCCGAGTGGAAAGACTCTGCTGATCATGAACATTGACGTGGAGCCTGGGGCGGTGGACCCTCAGCTCAGGATCATTCTTCAGTGGCTCATTGCCTCTGAGGCGGAAGTTGGAGAACTTTATTTTCAGGACTCTGCAAAGAAGGAGTTTGTCTTA